From the Candidatus Binataceae bacterium genome, one window contains:
- a CDS encoding 2OG-Fe(II) oxygenase, producing MADAPKNANEAPIASDGFAILDADAIMRAPLHIEPYHFVFASDAINPASRSVVLADAPLISSTGSIPLSAVRFGPGFRALIDDLESPRFREIVESKFNVDLKERPTTISVRGQLRRESDGYVHTDMAEKIISVLLYLNSDWSDAGGALRILRSKNIDDYALEIPPLFGNMLIFLRSNRSWHGHLAYEGPRMSVQFNWVKSTRHIGQHWRHRFNFLKTFTSFRR from the coding sequence ATGGCTGACGCTCCCAAGAACGCGAACGAAGCGCCGATTGCATCGGATGGCTTCGCCATCCTGGACGCCGACGCGATCATGCGCGCGCCGTTGCATATCGAGCCATATCATTTTGTCTTTGCCAGTGATGCAATCAATCCTGCGTCGCGTTCCGTCGTTCTGGCCGATGCGCCCCTGATTTCCTCAACTGGCAGCATACCGCTCTCCGCGGTGCGCTTTGGGCCGGGCTTCCGGGCTCTCATCGATGATCTCGAGAGCCCGCGCTTTCGCGAAATCGTGGAGTCCAAGTTCAACGTCGATCTAAAGGAACGACCCACAACGATCAGCGTCAGAGGCCAGCTCCGTCGTGAATCCGACGGATACGTGCATACAGACATGGCCGAAAAGATCATCTCCGTGTTGCTCTATCTGAACAGTGACTGGAGTGACGCTGGGGGCGCGCTTCGAATCCTGCGCTCGAAGAACATAGACGATTACGCGCTGGAAATCCCGCCGCTGTTCGGCAACATGCTGATCTTTTTGCGTTCGAATCGCTCATGGCATGGACACCTGGCTTACGAAGGTCCGAGGATGAGCGTGCAGTTCAACTGGGTGAAGTCGACCCGGCACATCGGTCAACACTGGCGCCATCGATTCAATTTTTTGAAAACCTTCACTTCTTTCCGTCGCTAG